In Dermacentor variabilis isolate Ectoservices chromosome 7, ASM5094787v1, whole genome shotgun sequence, a genomic segment contains:
- the LOC142588914 gene encoding kelch-like protein 10 encodes MGPDQEWAPPIRVTVEDLDSDMIQVLVDFAYRVPLHQSIGLHNVAKVLELAEKLKILRIKNHCLNTLSQNLEPESCLDTYNLASRCGYENLAEEAFRHLLRNFDEVWKNSAQFQALTPEELRTILKDDRLYSTSEVVYTFNAILKWISADMDKRKSYLAKLLPLVRFARGSVTDFEKVINHPQVRGDEDSLEVLNAIYQTLSQRSMAVGEIAGVDLSPRLWLTPRVPKDILFLFGGWAGCATNDMLTYNCNTARWRVMGNQYTMPRAYHGVAVIDQCIYFVGGFNGRECYHSVVCFDVSLAKWSARANMNISRCYVSVAALEAMEKSTVLVVNYKV; translated from the exons ATGGGTCCCGACCAGGAGTGGGCCCCGCCCATCCGGGTCACAGTGGAAGACCTGGACAGCGACATGATCCAGGTGCTCGTCGACTTCGCCTACCGCGTTCCGCTGCACCAGAGCATCGGCCTGCACAATGTCGCCAAGGTGCTCGAGCTCGCCGAGAAGCTGAAG ATACTCCGGATTAAGAATCACTGCCTGAACACCCTCAGTCAGAATCTCGAACCGGAGAGCTGCTTGGACACTTACAACCTGGCCTCCCGCTGCGGATACGAAAACCTCGCCGAAGAAGCTTTTCGGCATCTGCTTCGCAATTTCGACGAG GTGTGGAAGAACAGCGCCCAGTTCCAGGCTCTGACACCAGAGGAGCTGCGTACCATCTTGAAAGACGACCGCCTCTACAGTACCAGCGAGGTGGTGTACACGTTCAACGCCATCCTGAAGTGGATCTCCGCCGACATGGACAAAAGAAAGAGCTACCTCGCCAAGTTACTGCCGCTCGTGCGCTTCGCACGTGGTTCCGTCAC GGACTTCGAGAAAGTCATCAATCACCCACAAGTCCGGGGTGACGAAGACAGCTTGGAGGTGCTGAATGCAATTTACCAG ACGCTGTCCCAGCGGTCCATGGCGGTTGGCGAAATTGCCGGTGTCGACCTGTCCCCACGGTTGTGGCTCACGCCTCGCGTGCCCAAGGACATCCTGTTCCTCTTCGGCGGCTGGGCAGGGTGCGCCACCAACGACATGCTCacgtacaactgcaacaccgccaGGTGGCGCGTGATGGGCAACCAGTACACCATGCCCAG GGCGTACCACGGCGTAGCAGTGATCGACCAGTGCATCTACTTCGTGGGCGGCTTCAACGGCCGCGAGTGCTACCACTCTGTCGTCTGCTTCGACGTCTCTCTAGCCAAATGGAGCGCCAGGGCGAACATGAATATCTCGCGCTGCTACGTCAGCGTCGCCGCTCTCGAGGCAA TGGAAAAGAGTACGGTGCTCGTCGTCAACTAcaaggtgtga
- the LOC142587231 gene encoding uncharacterized protein LOC142587231, which translates to MGGFDSRLRTNTVERYDVKKNQWFMVADMKDVRSDASAATACGRIYIVGGYTGREVLDTVECYDPSTDVWTRVATMSSPRSGLKVVAHKGTLYIIGGYNGSQRLSSMEQLDVRKVRYAELPSMRRAKSNFAAVVLQGCIYTIGGFSGNKTVPFVERYDIAARKWYTAPEIAVNCSASAACIVYDVTNPASWV; encoded by the exons ATGGGCGGTTTCGACAGCCGCTTGCGCACCAATACAGTGGAGCGGTATGACGTCAAGAAAAATCAGTGGTTCATGGTGGCCGACATGAAAGACGTCCGAAGCGACGCCAGCGCCGCGACGGCATGCGGACGCATCTACAT TGTGGGCGGCTACACGGGCAGAGAGGTTCTGGACACCGTGGAGTGCTACGACCCATCGACCGACGTCTGGACCCGGGTGGCGACCATGTCCTCGCCGCGCAGTGGCCTCAAGGTGGTCGCGCACAAGGGCACGCTCTACATCATCGGCGGGTACAACGGTTCTCAGCGACTTTCCTCAA TGGAGCAGCTCGATGTGAGGAAAGTTCGCTACGCAGAATTACCCAGCATGCGCCGCGCCAAGAGCAACTTCGCCGCCGTCGTACTTCAAGGCTGCATCTACACAATTGGAGGCTTCAGTG GGAACAAGACGGTGCCGTTCGTCGAGCGCTACGACATCGCCGCCCGGAAGTGGTACACGGCACCCGAGATCGCCGTGAATTGCAGCGCGTCCGCCGCCTGCATCGTTTACGACGTCACCAACCCTG CCTCCTGGGTATAG